The Atribacterota bacterium genomic sequence GTATTAATATCTTTTTTGCATCTTTTCTGGTACTATATTTCAAAGCCAGATTATAAATAAACTGAAATGTTAATTCAGCTGACCGGTAATCAGGGATATTAAGCAGATAATCCGCTAAAATTAATCCTAACAGACCTACATTATCATATTTTACCTGCCTGAAAATAATCTGGGTTCCTATTAAAATATCAATTTTTCCTCTGTTAAATTCATTTATTATTTTTTTCTGTTCAATGGCACCGGGTGCATTATCGATATCAAGTCGACTGACAGTAGCTTTAGGAAACATTCTTTTTGTTAGCGCCTCTACATGTTGAGTTCCTGCTCCAACCGGTTTTATTCTTCCTTTACCACACTTGGGACAATACTCTTCCATTCTTACTCTTTTTCCACACATATGACATAGAACAGATTTAATCTCACCAGTAATGTGATAGGCTAAAATGTGATTACATTCGGGACATTTTATTACATGACCGCATTGAGAACAAACCATATGCCCGGCAAATCCACGCCTGTTTAAAAATAGTATGACTTTTTCACCTTTTTTCAGGCATTGGAGGATATTTTGTTGTAACTCGAAACTTATAATTCGCTGATATGCTTTCTCCTCTTTCAAGTCAACTAATTTTATCTCAGGAAATATTTTCTGAGAATGTATCATTCGTTTTTCAGTTTTTAAAATATACTTATTATTTTCTGCACACCAATAACTATCCACTGAGGGAGTATGACTGCTTAGAATTACCTCTATTTTCTCTAATTTTCCCCTGCTTAAGGCAACATGTTTGGCATTATAGCGGGGCATTCTTTCTTCCTTATATAATAATGAGTTTTCCTGCTCAACAATAATCAATCCTAAATCCTTAAAAGGAAGAAATATATTGGACCTGGTTCCAATTACTACATCCACATCACCTCTTTTTGCCTTCAGGAATCGAATATATTTTTCTGTTTGACTCACTTTTTTGTCAAATATCCCCAATTTAGCTCCATACCTGTTCGCCAGTTTCTTTTTTAATTCAGCACAACACCATTGGTCTGGAACCATAATAAAAACCTGTCTTTTTCTCTGCAGTACCCTATTAATACATTTCCTGTAGAAACGATCTCTCAGGTTATGATTATTATAATGAAACAAAAATGGTTTATCAGGGGCATCATTGTATTGCAATTCACTGTTTTCAGGCAAGGGGAATTGATTTTCTTTCTCTTCAAGAGTACTGATACCATTATTTACCATGTTAATATCAACACCTGGTTGAGATTGGTTGTCTACTCCATTCTGAAGAAAAGCTAATATTTTTTTTCTTGATATCTTGGTAGGAACAATATAATTCACAACAGTCCCTATTGGACATATATAATACCTGGAAATCCAGTCAGCCAAATCCAAAATTGATTCGGTTATTACAGGAATAGGGTCAATTACCTCTTCAATATTTTTCAGGCTGGTAATATTGGTCTGGTAAATTTTTTTGGTAATAACACCGACTATCTGCTTATTTCTGAATGGAATTTTTACTCTTTTACCAATATCAGCTATATCCTCCATCTCAGGAGGTATATAATAATGAAAACCTTTGGTTAAATTGTTCCTTAATGGAATTATTTCTGCTACACTTTTCCTGCTCATTACAACAACATACCATTATGTCGGTTGCTAAGTTTTATTTCTATAATATTAAGAATATGTTCAGCTAACTTGTGCTTGGACATCAGTGGTAAATCCTTTTTCTCACCTTCATTGTCAATAATTATAACTTTATTGGTATTAGTTCCAAATCCACTGTCTTTTCGGGTTATATCATTAGCTATGATATAGTCTAACTTTTTTGTTTTTAATTTTGTTAACGCATTCTCCAGCAAATCCTGGGCTTCAGCAGCGAACCCTACTAATATCTGGTTTGTTTTTTTCTCTCCTGCCTCTTTCAAAATATCGATATTCTTTGCAAGCTTAACAGTAAATGTTTCCTGCCCTTCTTTTTTAATTTTTCCGGAATACTGTTTAACAGGTTTAAAATCTGCTACAGCGGCTGCTGATATAAATACATCTGAATCCATAAAATAATTCATTACCTGTTTTCTCATCTCTTCTGCTGTAATAACATGGATTGTCCTGGCTCCAGGAGGATCCTGTAAACAGGTAGGACCGGTAATAAGTGTTACATCTGCACCATAGTTTACAGCTGTCTCAGCTAAGGCAAATCCCATCTTGCCGGTAGAATAATTTGTTATAAACCTTACCCTGTCAATCGGTTCTCTTGTTGCAGAGGCTGATATTAATATTTTTTTATCTTTTAAATTATTCTTTCTGTTAATTTGCCCTTTTATAAAATTTACTATGTGAACAGGTTCAGCCATACGCCCATCTCCGTAATCCCCGCAAGCCAGATTGCCTGTTTCTGCATTAATAAAGTAATATCCCTTTTCTGTTAAGTATTTGACATTATCCTGATAAATAGAGTTATTTATCATTACAGTATTCATTGCAGGAGCCAGGTATACTTTTCCCGGAAAAGCCAATACAGTTGAGGTTAATATATCATCTGCCATCCCGTTAGCCATTTTGGCAATAGTATTTGCCGTAGCAGGAGCAATGATTATCAAATCAGCCCATTGAGCCAGTGAGATATGCCGGATTTCCTCCTCTTCCCTGTTAACAGAAAACAACTCAGTATATACCCTGTTTTCACTTAAAACCGCCAGGGTAAGGGGCGTAATAAAACGCTCTGCGTTGTTGGTCATCATTACCTTAATGCTGTGCCCTTCTTTTTTTAATAATCGTATTAATTCAGCACTCTTATAAGCTGCTATTCCACCTGTTATTCCAATAACAATATTTATTTTTTTATTATTTTCTTTTTCTTTTTCTTCAAACATATTCCTGACCGGTATCTTTCACTAAAATTGTATTACTTAAATATGATAATTCGTTTTATAATCATTATTTTAATAATACCATATATAACAAATAATATAAAAACTATAGTCTCATAATTTAAAATCAGACAGCCCATCTCTTACCCTGCACCTTTCGGCAATTATAATGCACTTCAGTTCCTTTAATGCCTCGAGGAGGTGATTATTAATTACCAGATAATCATAGTGTTTTATCTGTTTTAGCTCAGAATGGGCATTATTAAGCCTTTTTTGAAGGATTTCCTCGTCTTCAGTATTTCTACCTCTTAACCTTTTTTCCAGCTTTTCCCAGGAAGGAGGCGCAATAAATATAAATATTCCCTGCGGAAATTTCTCTTTAAGCTGCAGAGCTCCCTGTACATCAATTTCTAAAACAAGATCTTTCCCCTGTTCCAAATTTTGTTTAATAGTATTTAGCAAAGTTCCTTTATACTCACCATGAACCAATGCCCACTCAGCAAATTTCTCATCCTTTATATACTGTTTAAAGGTCTCCTCATTGACAAAATAATAATCCCTGCCCTCTTCTTCATCTCTTCTTGGTTTCCTGGTTGTGACTGAAACAGAATAAGATAGATTGGATATCTGCTGAAATAGTTTTTCTCTCAAAGTTCCTTTACCTACTCCGGATGGTCCGGATATTACAAATAAATGTCCAGTCTTTTTTTTCATTTTTTCTTCCAAACTATTCAGTCATTGTTATCTTTTTTCTGATAACTGGCTAACCGGTTAATAATAGTTTCAGGCTGTAATGCTGATAAGATAACCTGGTTGCTGTCTGTTATCAGAATAGAGCGAGTCCTGCGGCCATAAGTTGCATTAATCAGTTTTTTTTCTTGTTTTGCTTCTTCCCGCAATCTTTTCATCGGGGCAGAATCAGGGTCCAGGATAGCTATCACCCGATTTGAATTAACAAAATTTCCAAAACCTATATTCATCATAAACATATTCTATAATTCTCCTGATTTATTTGATTTATTCAATATTTCTTGACTGCTCCTTTATTTTTTCTAATTCATCTTTTATTCTAATTATTTTTGATGATATGCCTTTATGGTTAGATTTGGCACCCATTGTATTTATCTCCCTGCCTATTTCCTGGGTATAAAATTCTAACTTTCTACCAATAGGAGTTACATTTTTTGTAAGTCTTTTTAATTGGTTAAAATGACATTTAAGCCTGGTAATTTCTTCAGAGATATCACTCTTCTGAGCTAAAATAGAGACTTCCATTTCCAGTCTACCCTGGTCAAGAGTAACATCCTGGCCAATTTGCTGAATTCTTTGTTTTAATTTCTCCTGGTACTCCAAAAGGCACTCATCTTTATCTTTTTCTATTTGATTAACAACTGTTTTCATTTTTTCAATTCTTTTCAGAATATCATCAATCAGCTTATTTCCCTCTTCTTCCCGGCATATTATCAGATTGTCCAGTGCTTTTTCCAGAGATACTTTTATTGATTTCCATAAATCATCATTTTCTTCTTCTTTTTTAAAATCAAAAATCTCCTTAAAACGCAACAGTGATTCCAAATTAATCTCATCATTGATTTTACTGATTTCTTTTAACCTGTGTAAAGAATTCAGGTATGATTTTAGCAATTCTTCATTAAGTTGTATACTACTGATATTATCATTAGAAGATTCAGATTTTATCAATACATTTATACTTCCCCTGCTAATCCTTTTCTGAATAATATTTTCAATTTTTTGCAGAACATCCAGTGATTGAATTGGCATCCTTACTTTAATATCACAATAGCGATTATTTACTGATTTTATTTCAGTCTTGGAAGTAATACCGTTTATTACTGATTCTCCCATCCCAAAGCCAGTCATGCTCTTTGTCAATGATTTCTTCTCCTTTCCAGTCCGGTTATTTTACAATCATTTTAGGTAATTCATTTCTTGCTGTCAAATAAGTATTATAATTATATAACTTAAAAACTACTTGACCTAAAAGATTAAATGTATTATAAATTACCTGTAATAGAAATAAAAAGGTGTATTTTATAGCATGAAATTAGACAGTATTGCAATAGCTTCTGTTGTGTTTGAAACAAAAAAAAATATAATTCCGGCAAAAATTATCGAGTTATACCAGCCAAGCAAATATGAAATTCTATTTGTATTGAAATCTAAAAAAGGTATCGGGAGACTTTTTTTCTCAATCAGACCTGATAGGATGGCTTTTTTTAGAAGTGAATCCCTGATACCGTCAGAAAATTTTACATCACTATTTTTCAATCATCTGCAAAACTGGTTACAGGGAGCAGATCTGTTAGACATTGAACACTATCAATTTGATCGGATAATAAAACTAATTTTTCAGCCTTATATTAAATTCGGCACTACAAAAAATTATCAACTGATAATTGAGTTTATGGGCAAACACAGTAATGCTGTTCTGGTAGACGAACAATTAAATATTAAATCCGCCATAAAACAGGTTGGCTCAGAAGTAAACCGTTTTCGGGAGATTAAACCGGGTATTCCCTATGTTTATCCACCAAAACAGGATAAGCATAATCCCTTATCCATTAGCCAGGAAATGTTTTTAAACTTATTAAATGATGATATTAAAAATAATGATATTATATTTTTTTGGCAATTCCTGCAGCATAATTTTAGCGGATTAGGTAAAAAAAGCGCGAAAGAGATTGTGACTGCCATGGGCTTATCTTCTCAATATTATTTAAGAGAGTTTAGCCAGGGAGATTATGCCAGAATGTGGCAATTGTTTTCTGAGGTTGTCAATAAAATTGCTAATAATATAATGTTTCCTGCTGTAATTATTGATAAGAAATCCAATAATATACTTGATTACTCCTTGCTTTCTCCTGTAACGAAAAAGGAGGATTCCATTGTT encodes the following:
- a CDS encoding YicC family protein, whose translation is MTKSMTGFGMGESVINGITSKTEIKSVNNRYCDIKVRMPIQSLDVLQKIENIIQKRISRGSINVLIKSESSNDNISSIQLNEELLKSYLNSLHRLKEISKINDEINLESLLRFKEIFDFKKEEENDDLWKSIKVSLEKALDNLIICREEEGNKLIDDILKRIEKMKTVVNQIEKDKDECLLEYQEKLKQRIQQIGQDVTLDQGRLEMEVSILAQKSDISEEITRLKCHFNQLKRLTKNVTPIGRKLEFYTQEIGREINTMGAKSNHKGISSKIIRIKDELEKIKEQSRNIE
- the priA gene encoding primosomal protein N', with the translated sequence MSRKSVAEIIPLRNNLTKGFHYYIPPEMEDIADIGKRVKIPFRNKQIVGVITKKIYQTNITSLKNIEEVIDPIPVITESILDLADWISRYYICPIGTVVNYIVPTKISRKKILAFLQNGVDNQSQPGVDINMVNNGISTLEEKENQFPLPENSELQYNDAPDKPFLFHYNNHNLRDRFYRKCINRVLQRKRQVFIMVPDQWCCAELKKKLANRYGAKLGIFDKKVSQTEKYIRFLKAKRGDVDVVIGTRSNIFLPFKDLGLIIVEQENSLLYKEERMPRYNAKHVALSRGKLEKIEVILSSHTPSVDSYWCAENNKYILKTEKRMIHSQKIFPEIKLVDLKEEKAYQRIISFELQQNILQCLKKGEKVILFLNRRGFAGHMVCSQCGHVIKCPECNHILAYHITGEIKSVLCHMCGKRVRMEEYCPKCGKGRIKPVGAGTQHVEALTKRMFPKATVSRLDIDNAPGAIEQKKIINEFNRGKIDILIGTQIIFRQVKYDNVGLLGLILADYLLNIPDYRSAELTFQFIYNLALKYSTRKDAKKILIQSYQPEHYSLQAIEKINYRLFYQQELLIRKELDYPPFTQMIKIDFLGKKRENVKKNADELIQYFNHLDLINKYELGFQLDKDNIVITREKYNSKVSFIMRINTEKNDLDFFKDSLSKYISKYRSHDVKLIIDVNPMKMY
- the coaBC gene encoding bifunctional phosphopantothenoylcysteine decarboxylase/phosphopantothenate--cysteine ligase CoaBC, which encodes MFEEKEKENNKKINIVIGITGGIAAYKSAELIRLLKKEGHSIKVMMTNNAERFITPLTLAVLSENRVYTELFSVNREEEEIRHISLAQWADLIIIAPATANTIAKMANGMADDILTSTVLAFPGKVYLAPAMNTVMINNSIYQDNVKYLTEKGYYFINAETGNLACGDYGDGRMAEPVHIVNFIKGQINRKNNLKDKKILISASATREPIDRVRFITNYSTGKMGFALAETAVNYGADVTLITGPTCLQDPPGARTIHVITAEEMRKQVMNYFMDSDVFISAAAVADFKPVKQYSGKIKKEGQETFTVKLAKNIDILKEAGEKKTNQILVGFAAEAQDLLENALTKLKTKKLDYIIANDITRKDSGFGTNTNKVIIIDNEGEKKDLPLMSKHKLAEHILNIIEIKLSNRHNGMLL
- a CDS encoding DUF370 domain-containing protein translates to MFMMNIGFGNFVNSNRVIAILDPDSAPMKRLREEAKQEKKLINATYGRRTRSILITDSNQVILSALQPETIINRLASYQKKDNND
- the gmk gene encoding guanylate kinase; translated protein: MKKKTGHLFVISGPSGVGKGTLREKLFQQISNLSYSVSVTTRKPRRDEEEGRDYYFVNEETFKQYIKDEKFAEWALVHGEYKGTLLNTIKQNLEQGKDLVLEIDVQGALQLKEKFPQGIFIFIAPPSWEKLEKRLRGRNTEDEEILQKRLNNAHSELKQIKHYDYLVINNHLLEALKELKCIIIAERCRVRDGLSDFKL